The Xanthobacter flavus genome includes a window with the following:
- a CDS encoding SDR family oxidoreductase — translation MKLDLTDKTALITGASKGIGLATARVFAAEGCHLHLAARNGEALAQAKAEIEAAYGVKVSIYPVDLGSTEAMEKLAADVGDVDILVNNAGDIPAGSLDVVDDASWRRGFDLKVFGYITLSRAYYSRMRGKDGVIVNVIGNSGENWDASYIAGSTGNAALMSFTKALGGASLNDGVRVVGVNPGPVATDRMLKIMKRKAIDMLGAEERWEELFDKYPGKRPATAEEVADLVAFLASPRAGYITGTNVTIDGGISARGSVI, via the coding sequence TTGAAGCTCGACCTCACCGACAAGACCGCCCTCATCACCGGCGCGTCCAAGGGCATCGGCCTCGCCACGGCCCGCGTGTTCGCAGCTGAGGGCTGCCATCTCCATCTCGCCGCCCGCAACGGCGAGGCGCTCGCCCAGGCGAAGGCCGAGATCGAGGCCGCTTACGGCGTCAAGGTCAGCATCTATCCGGTGGACCTCGGCTCCACGGAAGCCATGGAGAAGCTCGCGGCGGACGTGGGCGACGTGGACATCCTCGTCAACAATGCCGGCGACATCCCCGCCGGCTCGCTGGACGTGGTGGACGACGCTTCCTGGCGGCGCGGCTTCGACCTCAAGGTCTTCGGCTACATCACCCTGTCGCGCGCCTATTATTCGCGCATGCGCGGCAAGGATGGCGTCATCGTCAACGTCATCGGCAATTCCGGCGAGAACTGGGATGCGAGCTACATCGCCGGCTCCACCGGCAATGCCGCGCTCATGAGCTTCACCAAGGCGCTCGGCGGCGCGAGCCTGAACGACGGCGTGCGCGTGGTGGGCGTGAACCCCGGCCCCGTCGCCACCGACCGCATGCTCAAGATCATGAAGCGCAAGGCCATCGACATGCTCGGCGCCGAGGAGCGCTGGGAGGAGCTGTTCGACAAGTATCCCGGCAAGCGCCCCGCCACCGCGGAAGAGGTGGCCGATCTCGTCGCCTTCCTCGCCTCGCCGCGCGCCGGCTACATCACCGGCACCAACGTGACCATCGACGGCGGCATCTCGGCCCGCGGCTCGGTCATCTGA
- a CDS encoding pyridoxal phosphate-dependent aminotransferase, protein MSSARLRNRYFDTLFSTPGLMWMGQNTNHIAAHPAVEEAMIASIRAQEYNAYAPPLGFEALRAAIVDDLGTPGAEALITEGGVNALALVCRAHCRPGTTFVTTDPTWKWPCLFAAQMGAEVIEIPIYDPAVNYKLTPEALKANVDERTAIIYLVDPNNPLGIRYTREEIEAFCEIAKDCGALLVHDCTYRDFADGHYPALLAAPDRALVSLSFSKWLGLAGMRIGALVGAPALLDACSARTTSVLGASVIAQRAAEAGLKVKPEWMQTVRRIDRANKAKIHDAALAIEGLSIPVYPSHGNFLVIETQAAGIRPEALVEAARRKDLMIRQGTYHTARFGDRFIKVSTSVPEEWADRFVELLPSLVAEARTLNDVPAQF, encoded by the coding sequence ATGTCCTCCGCCCGGCTGCGCAACCGCTATTTCGACACCCTGTTCTCCACCCCCGGCCTCATGTGGATGGGCCAGAACACCAACCACATCGCCGCCCATCCCGCCGTCGAGGAGGCCATGATCGCCTCCATCCGCGCGCAGGAATACAATGCCTACGCGCCCCCGCTGGGCTTCGAGGCGCTGCGCGCCGCCATCGTGGACGACCTCGGCACGCCGGGCGCGGAAGCCCTCATCACCGAGGGCGGGGTGAATGCGCTGGCCCTCGTGTGCCGCGCCCACTGCCGGCCGGGCACCACCTTCGTCACCACCGATCCCACCTGGAAGTGGCCGTGCCTGTTCGCCGCCCAGATGGGCGCCGAGGTGATCGAGATCCCGATCTACGATCCGGCCGTGAACTACAAGCTCACCCCCGAGGCGCTGAAGGCCAACGTGGATGAGCGCACCGCCATCATCTATCTGGTAGACCCCAACAATCCCCTCGGCATCCGCTACACCCGGGAGGAGATCGAGGCGTTCTGCGAGATCGCCAAGGATTGCGGCGCGCTCTTGGTGCACGATTGCACCTATCGCGATTTCGCCGACGGCCATTATCCCGCGCTGCTGGCGGCGCCGGACCGTGCGCTGGTCTCGCTCTCCTTCTCCAAGTGGCTGGGCCTCGCCGGCATGCGCATCGGCGCGCTGGTGGGCGCGCCCGCGCTGCTGGACGCCTGCTCCGCCCGCACCACCTCCGTGCTCGGGGCGAGCGTCATCGCCCAGCGCGCGGCGGAAGCCGGCCTCAAGGTGAAGCCGGAATGGATGCAGACGGTGCGCCGCATCGACCGCGCCAACAAGGCTAAGATCCACGATGCGGCGCTGGCCATCGAGGGGCTCAGCATCCCGGTCTATCCCTCCCACGGCAACTTCCTGGTGATTGAGACGCAGGCCGCCGGCATCCGCCCCGAGGCGCTGGTGGAGGCGGCCCGCCGCAAGGATCTGATGATCCGCCAGGGCACCTACCACACTGCCCGCTTCGGCGACCGCTTCATCAAGGTCTCGACCTCCGTTCCGGAGGAATGGGCCGACCGCTTCGTGGAGCTGCTGCCGTCTCTGGTGGCCGAGGCCCGCACGCTCAACGACGTGCCGGCGCAGTTCTGA